The Populus trichocarpa isolate Nisqually-1 chromosome 2, P.trichocarpa_v4.1, whole genome shotgun sequence genome has a window encoding:
- the LOC7479737 gene encoding phenylcoumaran benzylic ether reductase Betv6, protein MADKSKILIIGGTGYIGKFIVEASAKAGHPTFALVRESTVSDPVKRELVEKFKNLGVTLIHGDVDGHDNLVKAIKQVDVVISAIGSMQIADQTKIIAAIKEAGNVKRFFPSEFGMDVDHVNAVEPAKTAFAMKAQIRRAIEAAGIPYTYVPSNFFAAYYLPTLAQFGLTAPPRDKITILGDGNAKLVFNKEDDIGTYTIKAVDDARTLNKTVLIKPPKNTYSFNELIDLWEKKIGKTLEKTFVPEEKLLKDIQESPIPINIVLSINHSALVNGDMTNFEIDPSWGLEASELYPDVKYTTVEEYLDQFV, encoded by the exons ATGGCTGATAAAAGCAAGATCTTGATCATTGGAGGTACTGGTTACATAGGAAAATTCATCGTGGAGGCAAGCGCCAAGGCCGGTCACCCCACTTTCGCCTTGGTTAGAGAGAGTACAGTCTCTGATCCTGTCAAACGAGAACTTGTCGAGAAATTCAAGAACTTAGGCGTCACTTTGATCCAT GGAGATGTCGACGGCCATGACAATTTGGTGAAGGCAATCAAGCAGGTGGATGTGGTGATATCAGCGATTGGGAGCATGCAAATAGCAGATCAAACCAAGATCATTGCCGCCATTAAAGAAGCTGGCAATGTCAAG AGATTCTTCCCTTCAGAATTTGGAATGGATGTGGATCATGTCAATGCTGTTGAGCCTGCAAAAACTGCATTTGCAATGAAGGCTCAGATTCGACGTGCCATCGAGGCTGCAGGGATTCCCTACACTTATGTGCCTTCCAACTTCTTTGCTGCATATTATCTCCCCACATTGGCACAGTTTGGACTTACTGCTCCTCCGAGAGACAAGATCACCATCCTCGGAGATGGCAATGCCAAGT TGGTTTTCAATAAGGAAGATGACATTGGAACCTACACCATCAAAGCTGTGGATGATGCAAGAACCTTGAACAAGACTGTCCTAATCAAGCCTCCTAAAAACACCTACTCATTCAATGAGCTTATTGATCTATGGGAGAAAAAGATTGGCAAAACCCTCGAAAAAACCTTTGTTCCTGAAGAGAAACTTCTGAAGGACATCCAAG AGTCTCCGATTCCGATTAATATTGTTCTGTCAATCAACCACTCAGCCCTCGTTAATGGTGACATGACCAACTTTGAGATTGACCCATCATGGGGGCTTGAGGCCTCTGAGCTATATCCAGATGTCAAATATACCACCGTGGAAGAGTACCTTGATCAGTTTGTCTGA
- the LOC18096117 gene encoding uncharacterized protein LOC18096117, with protein MGSLMSGWDSPVPDRESVKYQRNRSQTKGDIDAYWKSKKKTEEDHLKVFSSPSNSNQDGMYEDDGVKFQRPSSPADTEEFMDTEDEPSLEQVIKKNGWWASSIWAFLNETPELERSSNNYSPQFHIASSKSISGASAV; from the exons ATGGGATCTTTAATGTCTGGTTGGGACTCACCTGTCCCTGATCGTGAATCAG TGAAATACCAAAGGAATAGGTCACAAACTAAAGGAGACATTGATGCTTACTGGAAAtcgaagaagaaaacagaggagGATCATCTCAAAGTTTTCTCTAGTCCATCAAATAGCAACCAG GATGGCATGTACGAAGATGATGGAGTAAAGTTTCAGAGACCAAGCTCTCCAGCCGATACAGAGGAGTTCATGGACACGGAAGATGAACCAAGTCTGGAGCAAGTCATCAAGAAAAATGGCTG GTGGGCAAGTAGCATCTGGGCATTTCTAAATGAAACACCAGAACTGGAACGTTCCTCCAACAATTACTCACCACAGTTTCACATCGCCAGCTCAAAATCCATCAGTGGAGCCAGTGCTGTGTGA